One Ananas comosus cultivar F153 linkage group 1, ASM154086v1, whole genome shotgun sequence DNA window includes the following coding sequences:
- the LOC109713991 gene encoding probable galacturonosyltransferase 11, producing MRRRAPEFRRPPRRRLSYWIWWLLGVFVLAGLVLFVVHHHHLEQFEPPIRDKDSAREEVSRERVNFTQELLSSTSFARQLADQMTLAKAYVVIAKEHGNLVLAWELSTQIRSCQKLLSQAAVRGKAIVLEEAHPIVTQLARLIYKAQDSHYDISTTIVTLKNHALALEERARAAIVQSAEFGRLASESMPKSLHCLNIKIAEEWFKNPSVRRLVEERRNSPRLVDNNLYHFCVFSDNVLGTAVVVNSTVSNADHPQQLVFHIVTDSINYHAMTTWFLINDYKGSTIEVRSVEEFSWLNASYSPLVKQNPDFASLLNHLRFYIPQIVPNLEKVVFLDDDVVVQKDLTALFSIELHGNVIGAVETCLEAFHRFYKYLNFSDPLISSKFDPQACGWAFGMNILDLIAWRKADVTAKYHYWQEQNADQMLWKSGTLPPGLLTFYGLVEPLDRRWHVLGLGYNFAIDDRLIESAAAVHYSGNMKPWLKLAITRYKHIWEQYVDFSHPFIKECFIH from the exons ATGCGGCGGAGGGCGCCCGAGTTCCGGCGCCCGCCGAGGAGGAGGCTCTCGTATTGGATCTGGTGGCTTTTGGGGGTGTTCGTTCTCGCGGGGTTGGTTCTCTTCGTTGTTCATCATCACCATCTGGAGCAATTCGAGCCGCCGATTAGG GACAAAGATTCTGCAAGAGAAGAGGTCTCCCGTGAGAGAGTGAACTTCACCCAAGAGCTATTAAGCAGCACATCTTTCGCCAGGCAATTGGCCGATCAGATGACACTAGCAAAGGCTTATGTGGTGATCGCAAAAGAGCACGGCAACCTTGTCCTTGCATGGGAGCTCAGCACGCAAATAAGAAGCTGCCAAAAACTTCTTTCCCAAGCGGCCGTTAGGGGAAAAGCCATCGTTCTAGAAGAAGCCCATCCCATTGTAACTCAACTCGCACGGCTTATCTATAAAGCCCAAGACTCCCACTACGACATCAGCACCACAATAGTGACTTTGAAAAACCATGCTCTTGCCCTTGAAGAGCGGGCGAGAGCAGCGATTGTGCAAAGCGCTGAGTTTGGCCGATTGGCATCGGAATCTATGCCGAAAAGCCTCCATTGTCTGAACATAAAGATCGCAGAAGAATGGTTTAAGAACCCATCAGTTAGAAGGCTCGTGGAGGAGCGAAGGAACTCACCGAGGCTCGTGGATAATAACTTGTACCATTTTTGCGTATTCTCGGATAATGTGCTCGGGACAGCTGTTGTCGTAAACTCCACAGTTTCCAATGCGGACCACCCTCAGCAACTCGTGTTTCATATAGTCACCGACAGCATCAATTACCATGCAATGACTACTTGGTTCCTTATAAATGACTACAAAGGAAGCACAATTGAAGTTCGAAGCGTAGAAGAGTTCTCTTGGCTTAATGCTTCTTATTCTCCTCTGGTCAAACAGAACCCTGATTTTGCTTCCTTACTGAACCACTTGCGTTTCTATATTCCTCAAATAGTCCCAAATTTGGAGAAAGTAGTCTTTCTTGACGACGATGTCGTGGTTCAGAAGGATTTGACCGCTTTATTCTCCATAGAATTGCACGGAAACGTAATTGGGGCTGTCGAAACTTGCCTCGAGGCATTTCATCGGTTCTACAAGTATCTAAATTTCTCCGACCCGCTCATCAGCTCAAAATTCGACCCGCAAGCTTGTGGATGGGCTTTCGGAATGAACATTTTAGACCTAATTGCGTGGAGAAAGGCGGATGTGACCGCAAAGTATCATTACTGGCAGGAGCAAAATGCTGACCAGATGCTTTGGAAGTCGGGCACGCTCCCCCCTGGCCTTCTGACATTCTACGGGCTGGTGGAGCCGCTCGATCGGAGATGGCATGTCTTGGGATTAGGGTACAACTTCGCGATCGACGATAGATTGATCGAGAGCGCGGCGGCGGTCCACTATAGCGGGAACATGAAGCCCTGGCTAAAGTTGGCCATCACCAGGTACAAGCATATATGGGAACAGTATGTGGATTTCTCGCATCCTTTTATTAAAGAATGCTTTATTCATTGA
- the LOC109708203 gene encoding truncated transcription factor CAULIFLOWER A-like — MGRGPVQLKRIENKINRQVTFSKRRSGLLKKAHEISVLCDAEVALIVFSTKGKLYEYSTDTSMERILDRYERYAYAEKALSEGYPESQGSWCEDYGKLKSKVESLQKKQRNLMGEQLDSLTLKELQQLEQQLDTALRHIRSRKNQLLFDSISELQKKEKSLQEQNNALEKLMEKDAADADANALTQHLQWEQQNQPLTSPSPLPFVFTDALPNSNTGTYQQSDTSCEPGSAEPLINTNSKTLPPWMLRLANV; from the exons ATGGGGAGGGGGCCGGTGCAGTTGAAGAGGATCGAGAACAAGATCAACCGCCAGGTCACGTTCTCGAAGCGCCGCAGCGGCTTGCTGAAGAAGGCGCACGAGATCTCCGTGCTCTGCGACGCCGAGGTCGCGCTCATCGTCTTCTCCACCAAGGGCAAGCTCTACGAGTACTCCACCGACACCTC TATGGAGAGGATTCTTGATCGCTACGAGCGCTATGCTTACGCAGAGAAAGCCCTCTCAGAAGGATATCCCGAATCGCAG GGAAGCTGGTGTGAGGACTATGGGAAGCTAAAGTCGAAAGTCGAATCGTTACAGAAAAAGCAAAG GAATCTCATGGGCGAACAACTCGATTCCTTAACGCTGAAAGAACTTCAACAACTGGAGCAACAACTTGATACTGCTTTGAGACACATAAGATCAAGAAAG AATCAGCTTCTGTTCGATTCAATTTCCGAGCTACAAAAGAAG GAGAAGTCATTGCAGGAGCAAAACAATGCTCTGGAGAAG CTCATGGAGAAAGACGCAGCCGACGCCGACGCCAACGCTCTGACCCAACATCTGCAGTGGGAGCAGCAAAATCAGCCGCTGACGAGCCCCTCGCCTCTCCCGTTCGTGTTTACCGACGCTTTGCCGAATTCAAACACCGG CACATATCAACAAAGCGACACATCATGCGAGCCCGGATCTGCCGAGCCCCTCATCAACACAAACAGCAAAACTCTCCCTCCATGGATGCTTCGACTTGCGAATGTATAG
- the LOC109708273 gene encoding uncharacterized protein LOC109708273, with protein MEGLPLTESEIAGFGVGALLLCATVAAPKVDAFIAASQRRSLGMCKRCGDLRMIACSECRGVGSIKKGGPLVRILDDFYESLGEGSSPTQLIACTKCRSKGRTVCPECSKLR; from the exons ATGGAGGGCCTCCCCCTCACGGAGAGCGAGATCGCCGGGTTCGGCGTCGGGGCTCTGCTGCTCTgcgccaccgtcgccgccccGAAAGTCGACGCCTTCATCGCCGCCTCGCAGAGGAG GTCTCTGGGTATGTGTAAGAGATGCGGCGATCTTAGGATGATAGCATGCTCCGAATGCAGAGGAGTGGGCTCCATCAAGAAAGGAGGACCTCTTGTGAGAATTTTGGATGATTTTTACGAATCTCTCGGAGAAGGAAGCTCCCCGACCCAGTTGATAGCTTGCACGAAATGTCGTTCTAAGGGCCGAACTGTATGCCCCGAATGCTCGAAGCTTCGATGA
- the LOC109708279 gene encoding uncharacterized protein At4g14342, whose translation MQASDRFNINSQLEHLQAKYVGTGHADLSRFEWAVNIQRDSYASYIGHYPMLAYFAIAENESIGRERYNFMQKMLLPCGLPPQRDED comes from the exons ATGCAG GCCAGCGACAGATTTAACATTAACTCTCAGCTTGAGCATCTGCAAGCCAAGTATGTTGGAACAGGGCATGCGGACTTGTCTAGATT TGAATGGGCAGTAAACATCCAGCGGGACAGCTATGCATCCTATATTGGTCACTATCCCATGTTAGCATACTTTGCTATAGCGGAAAATGAATCAATTGGGCGAGAGCGCTACAATTTCATGCAG AAAATGTTGTTGCCGTGTGGTCTTCCTCCACAGCGGGATGAAGATTGA